A single genomic interval of Megalobrama amblycephala isolate DHTTF-2021 linkage group LG17, ASM1881202v1, whole genome shotgun sequence harbors:
- the LOC125250820 gene encoding cathepsin G-like: protein MTIIIISVLLLASLLPHLTFTDHVNVGIVNGRKAIPHSRPYMVSIQTCGEHHCGGFLISDQYVLTAAHCWSRCELLTVVVGADDLRKSKSSDHIRVESSILHPDYNTSTEENDIMLLKLEKEVEIKKKVKPISLPEEEEDIKAGTLCTVAGWGSVEPDGQGTSDYLMEANTTVLSQAKCKEKWGSLYIGQQMICVYGKGGTCSGDSGGPLICGGTAVGITSFGSEHRCNSRKHPEVYTKISAYIKWINNVIGNVK, encoded by the exons AtgaccatcatcatcatctctgTGCTCCTGCTGGCCTCTCTGCTGCCACACCTGACCTTCACTG atcaTGTGAATGTGGGTATAGTGAATGGGAGAAAAGCCATACCCCATTCCAGGCCTTACATGGTTTCTATTCAGACGTGTGGGGAACATCACTGTGGTGGGTTTCTCATTTCTGATCAGTATGTCTTGACTGCTGCACATTGCTGGAGTAG ATGTGAGTTGCTGACGGTTGTGGTTGGTGCTGATGACTTGAGGAAGAGCAAGAGTTCAGATCACATCAGAGTCGAGTCCTCCATCCTTCATCCAGACTATAATACCAGTACTGAAGAGAATGACATCATGCTTTTGAAG CTAGAGAAAGAAgtcgaaataaaaaaaaaagttaaaccgATATCATTACCAGAGGAAGAAGAAGACATCAAAGCAGGGACTCTCTGTACTGTTGCCGGCTGGGGAAGCGTGGAGCCTGATGGCCAAGGGACAAGCGATTATCTAATGGAGGCAAACACGACTGTATTAAGTCAGGCAAAGTGTAAGGAAAAATGGGGATCTCTTTACATTGGCCAACAGATGATCTGTGTATATGGCAAGGGTGGAACCTGCAGC GGGGATTCAGGAGGTCCTTTAATTTGTGGAGGAACTGCTGTTGGTATCACATCTTTTGGTTCAGAACATCGCTGCAATTCACGTAAACATCCTGAGGTGTATACTAAGATTTCAGCATATATCAAATGGATCAACAATGTAATTGGAAATGTTAAATGA
- the LOC125250824 gene encoding tensin-3-like: MKVATAPPSALQQSKRGGDPSSELVRHFLIECTPRGVRLKVCPNEPYFGSLTALVCQHSITPLALPCKLIIPDRDPLEDAVSASSQSITNSAAELLKQGAACNVWFLGSVEMESLTGYQAVQKATSEILSTDSLPSSTVVHFKVSSQGITLTDNQRRLFFRRHYAVSTVIFCALDPQDRKWKRDGCTSAKIFGFVARKAGSGMENVCHLFAEHDPEQPASAIINFVSKVMIGSQKM; encoded by the exons ATGAAAGTGGCGACGGCGCCTCCATCTGCGCTGCAGCAGAGCAAGAGAG GAGGAGACCCGTCCAGCGAGCTGGTGCGGCACTTCCTCATCGAGTGCACGCCGAGGGGTGTCCGGCTCAAGGTATGCCCTAATGAACCCTACTTCG GCAGTCTGACGGCTCTGGTCTGTCAGCACTCCATCACTCCTCTGGCTCTTCCATGTAAACTCATCATTCCTGACAGAG ATCCTCTAGAGGACGCTGTTAGTGCATCTTCACAGTCCATCACCAATTCTGCAGCTGAACTCTTGAAACAAGGAGCAG CCTGTAACGTGTGGTTTCTGGGTTCGGTGGAGATGGAGTCTCTGACGGGGTATCAGGCGGTGCAGAAGGCCACCAGTGAGATCCTGAGTACAGACTCGCTCCCGTCCTCCACCGTAGTGCACTTCAAAGTCTCCTCGCAGGGAATCACGCTCACCGACAACCAGAGAAG ACTGTTCTTCAGAAGACACTATGCAGTCAGCACAGTCATATTCTGTGCTCTGGACCCTCAGGACAGGAA GTGGAAACGAGACGGCTGCACCTCAGCAAA GATCTTTGGATTTGTGGCGCGGAAAGCGGGCAGCGGCATGGAGAACGTGTGCCACCTGTTTGCTGAGCACGACCCCGAGCAGCCCGCCAGCGCCATCATCAATTTTGTCTCCAAAGTCATGATTGGCTCACAGaagatgtga